Part of the Desulfovibrio sp. ZJ209 genome, ATGGGCAACGAGTTCGGCCACCCGGAGTGGCTGGACGCTGACGAGCACGCCCACCGCCAGTGGCACCTCGCCGACCAGCCGGACCTCAAGTATTCGGGCCTCGCCGCCTGGGACAAGGCCCAGCTCGTGGGCCTTGTGGGCGAGCACCTGAAGGATTTTTGCAAGCCTCCCCTCTTCCGCTACATCCATGAGGAGGACAGGCTGCTGGCCTTCGAGCGCGGGCGCCTGCTCTTCGCCTTCAACTTCAGCGAGACCAGCGCCCGCGAGGGGCTGCTCTTTGCGGTCACGCCGGGCAAGTATGTGGAATTGCTGTCGTCCGACGAGCCGCGCTTCGGCGGCCACGGCAACCTTGATATAACGAAGCCGCCGCTGGAGCACTTCACGCGGCCTCTTGCGGACCGGCCCGAGCAGGATATCGAGCTCTACCTGCCGCCCATGGTGGCACTGGTGCTCCACAGGGAGGACTGATGGCCACGGGCGAAACTGGCTCAGCAGCGGCCCCGGAGAAAGAGCCCGCGCCCCCGCAGACAACCGCGGCAGCGCCTGCCGAGCGCGTGGATGTGGCCGTCAACATCTTCGCCAAGCCCTACCAGACGGCGCTCTCCGTGCTGTCGCTCCTGAAGCAGAGCGGCCCGCATGTGGGGACTCTCTGGTTGCAATACGAGCCCATGGGCTCGCGCTACGACAGCGTGAGCCCCTATATGGTCGCAAGATACCTGCAAGAGGAGCTCCAGTGGCCCTGCCGCGTGTTCCAGCCGGGCTTCTGGCTGGCGCGCGAGCCCGTGGATGAAACCCGGCTCGGGGATGCGGCCTACCGCATGGGCATCCGCTACCAGCATGCCTTTGAGCACAGCAAGAGCCCAAAGCTGCTGCTCATGCATAATGATGTCTTTGTTTTCAAGGATGCGCTGGGCGACATGCTGGCGGCCATGGGGAATGCCTTCGCCATCGGAAGCATTGGCCAATGCTGGAACTGCCCGGCCCATAAAGAGCCGGTGGTGAAAGACGTTCTGGGCTGCGCGCCCTGCGGGCCGGATACCTATGGGGATTTCAGGCCGGATGCGGCCACCTTGCGCCGCCTCTATGCGCGCACCCGGGAGCTGGGCATCTTCGTGCGCCCCTACGACGAAGGCTTTGCTGAGGGTTTTGACCAGCAGCCGTGGCCCCTGCCCGAGTGCCGCGTCAACGAATGGTTTTGCCTGCTGGATCTGGAAAAGACGCGGCCGCACTGCGCGCCCTTCGGCCCGGCGCTGCCGCCCGGGGCCTTCAGCGCCTGCGGCCCCTGCAACCTTGATACGGCCGTCCCCTGGTTTCGGGCCATGCACGCCCTGGGCTTCCACGCACGGCACTTCGGCCTTGAACGTCACCTGCGCCACTGGGTCGGCACCGGCAACAAGACGCCCCGGCGCTACGCCCTTGCGGAAGACAATGCCCGCCGCCTCCTGCAAACGCACTTTCCCGACTATATGGCGTGGCTTCAGCACGCCACCGCCAAGACAGCCTGAATATTCACCCCCTCAGGCGAAGGTGGGGCACTCCGAAAGCGGCAGCCCGCGCGCATCCTTTTCGGAGAGGATGGGGCCCTCTTCTGGCATGGGCCAGTCGATGCCAAGCGCGGGGTCGTCCCACTTCAGGCAGCATTCGTCATCGGGCGCATAGTAAGTGGTGCACTTGTAGACGAATTCCGCGCCGTCGCCGAGCACGAGAAAGCCGTGCGCAAAGCCCGGGGGCACCCAGAACATGCGGTGTTTTTCCGTGTCCAGCACCACGGAATAGCTCTTGCCGAAATGTGGGGAGGAGCGGCGAAGGTCAACGGCCACGTCGAACACCCTGCCGCTGATGACCCGCAAAAGCTTGCCCTGCGGCTGGCGCAACTGGTAGTGCAGCCCGCGCAAGACGCGCCCGCGCGAGCGGCTCTGGTTGTCCTGCACGAAGACATGCTCGCCGCAATGGCGCGCAAAGTCGTTCTGCCGGAAGGTCTCCATGAAAAAGCCGCGCGCGTCGCCGTGAAGGATCGGCGTCATCACCACCGGGCCGCCGGAGGCGAGAGTCTGAAATTCCATGTGCCCTGAGTCTCCCTTTATCGCTCACCGGGGGCCGCGGCCCCACCGGGCCAAGCCCTATACCTCGTCCTCTGTCCGCTGCGCCGAATCCAGCAGCCGCAGCAGGTATTGCCCATATTCCGTCTTGCCGAAAAATTCGCCGGCCCGCCGCATCTCGGCATCGGTGATCCAGCCGTTCTGCCAGGCGATCTCCTCAAGGCAGGCCACCTTGAGGCCCTGGCGCGCCTCGATGGTCTGCACATAGGAGGACGCCTCGAGCAGGCTCGAGTGCGTTCCCGTATCCAGCCACGCGAAGCCCCGGCCGAGGCGCACCACATGGAGCTCCCCGCGGTCGAGATAGGCCTGGTTGACGCTCGTAATCTCGAGCTCCCCCCGGGCCGAGGGCTTGAGGCCGCGCGCGATGTCCACCACGGTGGCGTCATAGAAATAGAGGCCCGTCACCGCAAAGCGTGAGCGCGGCCGGGCGGGCTTCTCCTCGATGCCGATGGCGTTGCCCGCGGCGTCGAACTCCACCACGCCGAAGCGCTCGGGATCGCGCACCTGATAGCCGAAAATGGTGGCGCCCTTGGTGCGCGCCACGGCCCGGTTCAGCTTTTCCGTGAAGTGCTCGCCGTGGAAGACATTGTCGCCCAGAATGAGGCACACGGGCGAGCCGGCGAGAAAATCCTCCCCGATGAGGAAGGCCTGGGCGATGCCGTTAGGCTCCGGCTGGACGGCATAGCTGAACTTGACCCCGAAGCGCGAGCCATCCCCGAGGAGGCGCTGGTACTGGGGCATGTCCGCCGGGGTGGAAATGACCAAGATCTCCCGGATGCCGCCGAGCATGAGCACCGACAGCGGGTAATAGATCATGGGCTTGTCATAAACGGGCAAAAGCTGCTTGGAAACGCCCAGGGTGATGGGGTAGAGGCGCGTGCCGCTGCCCCCGGCGAGAACGATGCCCTTGTATGCGCTCATTTGCCCTCCATGCGCGTGCCAAGGCCCAGCCTTTCGCAGCGGTAGGTGCCGTCAAGAATGCTGCGCCACCACGGGCCGTTTTCAAGATACCAGCGCACCGTGCTCCTGAGCCCTTCGTCAAAGGCCACGCGCGGCTGCCAGCCGAGCTCACGGCGGATCTTGCCCGCGTCAATGGCATAACGGCCGTCGTGGCCCGG contains:
- the rfbA gene encoding glucose-1-phosphate thymidylyltransferase RfbA, giving the protein MSAYKGIVLAGGSGTRLYPITLGVSKQLLPVYDKPMIYYPLSVLMLGGIREILVISTPADMPQYQRLLGDGSRFGVKFSYAVQPEPNGIAQAFLIGEDFLAGSPVCLILGDNVFHGEHFTEKLNRAVARTKGATIFGYQVRDPERFGVVEFDAAGNAIGIEEKPARPRSRFAVTGLYFYDATVVDIARGLKPSARGELEITSVNQAYLDRGELHVVRLGRGFAWLDTGTHSSLLEASSYVQTIEARQGLKVACLEEIAWQNGWITDAEMRRAGEFFGKTEYGQYLLRLLDSAQRTEDEV
- the rfbC gene encoding dTDP-4-dehydrorhamnose 3,5-epimerase produces the protein MEFQTLASGGPVVMTPILHGDARGFFMETFRQNDFARHCGEHVFVQDNQSRSRGRVLRGLHYQLRQPQGKLLRVISGRVFDVAVDLRRSSPHFGKSYSVVLDTEKHRMFWVPPGFAHGFLVLGDGAEFVYKCTTYYAPDDECCLKWDDPALGIDWPMPEEGPILSEKDARGLPLSECPTFA